From Phalacrocorax carbo chromosome 8, bPhaCar2.1, whole genome shotgun sequence, a single genomic window includes:
- the LOC104042756 gene encoding LOW QUALITY PROTEIN: tripartite motif-containing protein 5-like (The sequence of the model RefSeq protein was modified relative to this genomic sequence to represent the inferred CDS: deleted 1 base in 1 codon): MYPQWLLLCLVSGAVAKAKEEFGGGASLEDELSCPICLSLYRNPVSLSCGHSFCKQCIQQALSAQQQSKAPYSCPMCKLQLGPILELQKNFQLCSTVEAFLATAPKVQQNETAEGKKEVVPCDFCLDWAQPAVKNCLICDASLCQAHLNKHSAKASQQEHILVEVGAGGAVQERRCVEHGRLLQCYCQDEGQYICVLCSFAACHKGHNIITLKEAHDKQLGEFSDIVTWLQEHKSALATALEELQKNENQLKTNTKPVTSQLQKLFQEVKTEITQKEMILSDIQSNEKNQLADITKVKKEMEQRKDEAAQHLQSLQKMREQQDIFIFVKQLKVPIQDWISSQNFSIRRMDVVVAQLDQARIHHYRRLMRDFVNRLSLLMQGVHTPMRGSSELGIELEEWEYETGQELEKSIDALLEIPDRCGE, translated from the exons ATGTACCCGcagtggctgctgctctgcctggtcTCAGGTG CCGTGGCAAAAGCTAAGGAAGAATTTGGAGGGGGTGCCAGCCTGGAGGATGAACTCAGCTGTCCCATCTGCCTGTCTCTGTACAGGAACCCAGTGTCGCTGAGCTGCGGTCACAGCTTCTGTAAGCAGTGCATCCAGCAGGCACTCAGTGCCCAGCAGCAATCCAAAGCCCCTTACTCCTGCCCCATGTGCAAGCTCCAGCTGGGGCCcatcctggagctgcagaagaattTCCAGCTGTGCAGCACCGTGGAGGCATTTCTGGCCACCGCTCCCAAAGTACAACAGAATGAG ActgcagaggggaagaaggaagtggtTCCCTGTGACTTCTGCCTGGATTGGGCCCAGCCAGCAGTGAAAAACTGCCTGATCTGTGATGCGTCTTTGTGCCAGGCCCATCTAAACAAACACAGTGCCAAGGCTTCCCAGCAGGAACACATCCTGGTGGAGGTGGGAGCCGGCGGTGCGGTGCAGGAGAGGAGGTGCGTGGAGCATGgcaggctgctgcagtgctACTGCCAGGATGAGGGACAGTACATTTGCGTGCTCTGCTCTTTTGCGGCATGCCACAAGGGCCACAATATCATCACCCTGAAGGAGGCACATGACAAACAGCTG GGTGAATTCTCAGACATCGTGACATGGCTGCAGGAACATAAAAGCGCTTTAGCTACTGCCCTAGAAGAgcttcagaaaaatgagaatCAGCTCAAG ACCAATACAAAACCAGTGACTTCTCAGCTGCAAAAGCTGTTTCAAGAGGTGAAGACAGAAATTACTCAGAAAGAGATGATCCTGAGTGACATTCAATCCAATGAGAAAAATCAACTGGCAGACATTACCAAAGTGAAGAAGGAGATGGAACAGAGGAAAGATGAGGCTGCGCAGCATCTTCAGTCTTTGCAGAAGATGAGAGAGCAACAAGATATTTTCATCTTTGTCAAA caaTTGAAAGTTCCCATCCAGGATTG GATTTCGAGTCAGAATTTCAGCATCAGGAGGATGGACGTAGTGGTCGCGCAGCTGGATCAGGCCAGGATCCACCACTATCGACGCCTGATGCGGGACTTTGTGAATCGCCTGAGCTTGCTGATGCAAGGCGTGCACA
- the LOC104046728 gene encoding tripartite motif-containing protein 29 has translation MELQPNIQLRSMAQKVLDAPTHQEEEKGDAQCKEKGEISHQQDEVILCDFCLQEPQPAVKTCLSCEASLCQAHLSKHSTKSPLKDHVLMEPCDAWVLAERRCPQHGKLLECYCKTDLVCICVLCCVTSSHKNHQIITLEEAFGQAQSVFPETLKTVKAHEDMLSQSIANLLKQEEELKAKESLWRNQLESLFREMHLQLENKKAEVLKALSDNMEQPLSQIQRQIQKHKEEKDAASCDVQELESLRDQKDLLLFTKAFAAIQARKHKTVPDKDVLKLPTPSIISDELTTDTTLRLFQQFLSDMPPLFKAPSVHEHLTPSVVPPSLKAFQFGSKQCTPCPPIHVEHPNLLGGLSLGGRHKRNKVLEARNHSSQI, from the exons ATGGAGCTGCAGCCCAACATCCAGCTCCGCAGCATGGCACAGAAGGTTTTGGATGCTCCCACTCatcaagaggaggaaaagggtgATGCGCAATGCAAAGAGAAGGGGGAAATTTCTCACCAGCAAGATGAGGTGATCCTGTGTGACTTCTGCCTTCAGGAGCCACAGCCAGCCGTGAAGACCTGCCTGAGCTGCGAGGCCTCCCTGTGCCAAGCCCACCTGAGCAAGCACAGCACAAAGAGCCCCCTGAAAGACCATGTCCTGATGGAGCCCTGTGATGCTTGGGTTTTGGCTGAGAGGAGATGCCCCCAGCACGGCAAACTGCTTGAGTGCTACTGCAAGACAGACTTAGTCTGCATctgtgtgctgtgctgtgtCACCAGCTCCCACAAGAACCACCAGATCATCACTTTGGAGGAGGCTTTTGGCCAAGCACAG agtgtttttcctgaaactctGAAAACAGTGAAAGCACATGAAGATATGCTGAGTCAAAGCATAGCAAACCTGCTGAAACAAGAGGAGGAACTAAAG GCTAAGGAGAGCCTGTGGAGGAATCAGCTGGAGAGCCTCTTCAGAGAGATGCATCTGCAGCTagagaacaaaaaagcagaGGTCCTGAAAGCTCTCAGTGACAACATGGAGCAACCGCTTTCTCAGATTCAGAGGCAGATACAAAAACACAAAGAGGAGAAGGATGCAGCCAGCTGTGATGTACAGGAGTTGGAATCTCTGAGAGATCAGAAAGACCTACTTCTTTTTACCAAG GCTTTTGCAGCGATTCAAGCCAG GAAACACAAGACAGTTCCTGACAAAGATGTTCTAAAACTGCCAACACCATCCATTATTTCAGATGAATTAACAACAGACACTACTCTAAGGCTTTTCCAGCAATTCCTCTCAGACATGCCACCCTTATTTAAAGCACCATCTG tTCATGAGCATCTCACTCCTTCAGTAGTTCCACCCTCACTCAAAGCTTTCCAATTTGGGAGTAAACAATGCACACCGTGCCCTCCCATACATGTAGAGCACCCAAACCTTCTTGGAGGGCTATCTTTGGGAGGCAGACACAAGAGAAACAAGGTGCTGGAAGCTCGGAATCATTCATCCCAAATTTGA